ACACGGTGGCATCTGACCGACGGGCACAGGTGTGGTTATCCCCGACGGCCACCTCCAGCACCTTGTCCAGGACGCCGTTCGCGGTGGTCACCGGCCCGGTCGGTATGGGCACCCCATACTGCCCGCCAAAACACCACACGGTACCGTCGGTCTTGACCACGCAGGTTCCGTTGGTGCCGGTGTCGAAACGGCCGACGCAGCAGGCCTGGCCGGGCTGGCAGGTGACGAAGCTCGGGCAGCGGCGGGCGGTGCCCGTGTCGTAGAGATTGAGGCCCAGCCGCGCCTGGTTGGCGCCGGTGCCGACGGGGAAGCTGCTGCAGCTCGTGCCGCTGACGGCGACTGGGGCGAGCTCGGGCACGCCCCAGTCGGTCGCCCACGTGCAGTTTTGCCGGTACCACGGCGCCGCTGACAGGTCGAGCAGCAGCCCATTGCTGACGGTGCCCTTGGAGGCCAGGTCGGGCGTGTTGTAGCCGGGCTCGCACTGGTTGAGCTTGGCGTAATCAAAGGCCCTGCCGCCGGTCTTGTCGGCGTTGTTGTAGGGGCTGACCTGTACGCCGGAGCGGCTGGTGGCGGTCTTGAGCGCCAGCGCGGCGAGAAAGTCGGCTGCCTTGCTGGTGCCGTCGCTGTGATTGTCCACGGGGTTGAGGTTCCAGGCGTTGTCGAGCGCGTAGCCGTTGGCCGGCGTGCCGGGCTGGGTCCGCTCGATGATCGCGCCCAGGTGGGCCTGGATCAGCTCGAAGTGGGCGTTCCAGGTGTTGGCGCCCCAGGTGATCGCCTTGACCATCATCGGGTAGGGCGAGAGCGTGTTGGGCTTGACGGCATAGCCGGCGATGCCGTTGGCCAGCCGGCCGCGGCCGCAGAAGTAGCGGCTCTGGCGGGCAGTCTCGTCGAAGGCCTTGACGCAGAAGTAGCGGAAGAAGGTGCCGAAGGTCGGAATCGTGCCGTCGCCGTTGAGCGCCTGGACCTCGGGGCCGGTCACCGGATGCAGTAGGACGGGGCGGTAGGCCTTGTCGGCACAGGCCAGCGCCTGGGCGGAGAAGACCTCGTGGCTGACGGTGGTCTCGGGAGTGCCGTTGCCGTCGAAGTCCTCGGCGATGTTGACCTTGAGCGGCAGACAGGGGCTGCTGCAGGGCGGGCTGGGGCAGCAGGCCTCGTAGACGCGCTCGACCTGGGTCTTGAGCGTATTCCAGCGCGGCAGCACCAGCTCGACGTCGCGCGTGCCATCCGGCAGGGCCGTCGGCAGCGTGTAGGGTAGCTTCGTCGGTGGGCAGACCACCTCGGTCTGAGCGAAGGTGTACTCGGAGAAGTCCGTCAGCGTCGTCGAGGGAATCAGCAGGTTGCCGACATTGATCGCGTTCATCGCGTTCATCGCGTTCATCGCGTTCATCGCGTTCATCGCGTTCATCGCGTTCATCGCGTTCATCGCGTTCATCGCGTTCATCGCGTTCATCGCGTTCATCGCGTTCATCGCGTTCATCGCGTTCATCGCGTTCATCGCGTTCATCGCGTTCATCGCGTTCATCGCGTTCATCGCGTTCATCGCGTTCATCGCGTTCATCGCGTTGCTGCTGTTGCTCGCGGCCTGCGCCCGCACCGCCGGCGGCGTGCTCAGCGCGCTGTCATCCGCCAGGCCCTCGCAGCCGACCAGGGCGCCAAGAGCCACCAAAGCCCCGAGACGAGCTACCTGCAGCGCCCGACCAAGCCCCGCTCCACTGACAGTTCGACGCATTGACATGAGGCACCTCCGCTTATTGGCATTGCTTCTTTAGTACGCCCGCATACTGGTTTTCTGTCAAGCCATAAATCGACAGGCCCACTCACGCCTCAGGTCCGCGAATCGAGCTGCTGCTTTCCGACTGCTCGCCGCACCAGCTCGGAGTGTCTCGTGCGACGATCGGAGCTCCGCGTAGCAGGAGCCAGACGCGGGACGCGACTGACGAGGAGAGGCTGGGGCTGTGCCTCTGCTTTGTGCCGCGCCACGGGGCGCGTCTGCGCCCACGAACGCTGCTAGGCGCCGATCGGCGCTGCCGGCTCGGCCCTCGTCACCGCGCTTAGCAGCCCGTTGATCGATTGCTCCCGTCGCGAGGCACAGCACTGCGACCCGAGGTCGGCGTCGCGAAAACTACCCATAGCAGCGCTATGGCCACGTTTCCGCTCCTTGCCCTCGGGCCGCAGCTCTATACCTCGCTCGGTCCGCAATCGATCAACGGGCTGTTAGCTTGCGCTGAAGGCGCCGCAGGCGGTGGAGCAGCGCCGAATCGCCCACCGCGAGGGCGGGCGCAGTTCGCAGCAGCGCGGCTGCCCGCGCCAGATCACCGGTGACGTGCTCATGGTATTTCGCCAGCGCCACCTGCGCGCTGCTGCTCTGCGGCAGCGCCTGGCGATACCCTTCCCACAGGACCTCGAGCGCCCTCGAGCGCCCAGTGCGGCGTAGCTGAGCAGCGAGTGCCACGGTGGCCCGATGGCGGAGATGTCCTGGCAAGCGGCTCGTCAAGGCGCGCTGCAGACAGGCTTCGCCGAGCGCCGCGTCACCCCGGCGCAGCTGTCGGATGCCGGTGGCGCAGAGCTCCGCCGCGTCCTCTGCCCATTGCAAGGGATCGAGCACGTGCCGCGTCAGGCGCTCGAGCAGGAGCGCCAACGAGCCGACGTCGCGATGATTGTGCTCGGCTATCCGCTGAATCCCCGCGCGCCGGCCATGACGGAGGAAGTCAGCATAAAGCGCGGGCACGTCCGCACCGTCGATGTCGTGCTCGCGCGCCAGACCGAGCAGCTCGCGCTCGATCGTCACCAGCCGGCAGTTGCTGAGTCGCGCGCCGAAGTGGTAGCGCGCGACCGCGAGCAAGTCGAGGTGGGCCTGAGCCAGCTGCAGCGCCTCACGATGGAGCGCCGCCCGTACGCGTAGCAGCGGAAGGTCAAAGCTCGCGCCGTTGAAGGTGACGAGCAGGCGCGCGCGCGCCAGATAGGGCGCCAGGGCCCGCAGTACCTCCGCCTCGCGCTCGGGGTGCTCGACGAAGAGCTGGTCGATCGCGAGGCTACCACCCGGTCCCCAGAAGCCCCCCACGCCGATGAGGAAGACCACCGTGCCGGCGCTGCGAGCCAGTCCGGTGGTCTCGGTATCGAGGAAGAGCACCTCCTCCGCAGCAAGCCCTCGCGCCGGGTCGCGATGATCCTCGGTGCACCACGCTGCGGCGCTTTCGGGGTCGACGGGCACGCGCAGCGCCGCCGGCGCCGGGGGAGAGCGTCGCGGACCCGTTGAAAGCGCTGCGAGCGCGCCGATCCGCTCGAGCAGCGCGGCGTCGGCGATCAGCGCTGGGGTCGCGGCCGCCGGGTAGTCCGGCGCCGAGAAGGGCTCAGGAGCCCGTGGCGCCGGCCGCGCTCCTGCCGCTGGCCGCGCGCGCTCGAGCTGGCTGATCTGCCGTCGAAGTGCTCGCACGAGCTGATCGGCGCTCCACCCCGAGCGCTCCCCTGCAGCGCCAGCGGATCGCGCACTGTCGGCGGGCTGTGTCGACGCCGGATAGCAGCGACGCAGACGCTCAACGAGGCTCATGCTGACCTCCAAGCCCAGCGGATCTCAGGAGGCCTGAGCGACCGCGCGCAGGCCGGTCGAAGCAGCGACGAGGCTCGACTGCAAGAGCGTCGAGAGCCGCGCCGCGTCGCCCTTGATGGTCGCGCTACGCCCCGGTCCGACGCAGGCTGGGCAGCCCGCGTGGCAGGCACAACGGGCCAGTTGGCGGGCCGTGCGCTGGAGCAGATCGGCGGCGCACTCGAAGAGGCGCTCGCTCAAGCCCGTACCGCCGGCGTAGGCGTCGTAG
The Pseudomonadota bacterium DNA segment above includes these coding regions:
- a CDS encoding ribonuclease H-like domain-containing protein, encoding MSLVERLRRCYPASTQPADSARSAGAAGERSGWSADQLVRALRRQISQLERARPAAGARPAPRAPEPFSAPDYPAAATPALIADAALLERIGALAALSTGPRRSPPAPAALRVPVDPESAAAWCTEDHRDPARGLAAEEVLFLDTETTGLARSAGTVVFLIGVGGFWGPGGSLAIDQLFVEHPEREAEVLRALAPYLARARLLVTFNGASFDLPLLRVRAALHREALQLAQAHLDLLAVARYHFGARLSNCRLVTIERELLGLAREHDIDGADVPALYADFLRHGRRAGIQRIAEHNHRDVGSLALLLERLTRHVLDPLQWAEDAAELCATGIRQLRRGDAALGEACLQRALTSRLPGHLRHRATVALAAQLRRTGRSRALEVLWEGYRQALPQSSSAQVALAKYHEHVTGDLARAAALLRTAPALAVGDSALLHRLRRLQRKLTAR